The genomic stretch CTGTTCCGACGGATGCACTGCTCCTGCAAATCATCATGGCTGTCCAAATTCTCCCGGTAGTCCACGTAATAGAGGCTGACCGAATGAGGAACATAGTCCGTCCAGGATTGTTTTTCCTTCTTCATACCGCTTCCTCCTCTGTCTTTAATGTTGTCACATCATCCACTCCGTTGACGGGCGGCAAACAATCTATGATATATGACAGATGTCCGGCAAAGGCTTCATCCGGCTGGAAGTTTACCTCATTCCCGTATTCATTCTCTACACCATAGAGGCGCAAGTTGCCGTTCTCGATGGTAACCCTGCAAATCAGCACATCAGCCGGAGCCGGTTGTACGCTGCCTGTATTGACAGCAATGACGGGGCATTCCCCATCATTGCTGTTCCATTCATAGGAAGCTCCATGCAGTTCTATGGCTGCATACAATTCCCTGTATTCCATTTCTTTGATAGCCCTTATCCGGGCGTAAAAGTCTGTATGGTTCATATTGCGTTTTTTTGTTGGATTTCTGATACATGTGCAGAATGGAAACCCTGCCGGGAACCCATCCTGCATACTGATTCAAGCCTGCACTTCCTTCTTTTCCATTCTGATGCTCCGCAGCTTGTACAGCAGGTAATGGAACAGTTCCAGGTCGTAGATGCGGTAAAAGAACTTTTCCCCTGTTTCTTTGACCGTTCCGGCGAAAGACACAGACTCTCGGTTGGTGGGATATTGCAGAAAATCCCCGTTTGCTGACAGGGTATGTCTGTTTTGCACCACTCTTTCCAGGAATCTGCCCATATCGTCGTTTCCCTCATAGCCGGAGAAGTAGAGGAAATGATGGCGGCGCAAGCTTTGGAGAACCCTGGTTGTTTTCTGTCTTGCATCCTTGCCGGAGGATTCGTCCGTACCTTTCACCAGGTTGCAGATGAATTTCTTCTCTCCATTTTTGTCAAGGAACAGATATGGGACTATAACTGTGAAACTATGCCGTGTATGGTCAAATATTCCCATTGGTTTTTCTTTGAGGATGCCGCCTTTGAATGTGACCTTCCGGTAATGTCTGTCCATTTGCTGTTCCAAATCCTTTCTTGGTGTGTTCACGGAACGCAGCCCCGTAAAATACCGTCCGTCTATCCGGAAGCAGAACCGGTGAATGCCGGCATGATACGGCTCGCTCATGAAAAAGAAATTCCGGGTGTGCCGGATGGGTGGCTGGGTGTCCATATAGTCAAAATAGTCCTCTTCCGTAATTTCACAGAACGGGGCGCAGAGAGACTGCAGGTGGATCTGCATTTTTTTGCAGATGGCATTCCCGGGCACGGCAATGAGGCTGGGGTTATTTTCCCTTTCCCTCAATTCTTCCAGTGTTTCGTGACCATAATCACTATGTATCCCATCAGACATGACGGTCAGGCAACTGCCGTCAAAGCAACGTGAATCAATGATGAATCTCAAATTGTCGTTTTTCATGGCTCAGATGTTTTGAAGGTCCAACAATCTTTTTGCGGCACCGAGAGCATTGGAGGTAAGCTGCCGTTGCCATGCCTTGTTTTTGGGTGACCAGCGGAATCCGGAGGATTTCAGTTCCTTTCGTCTGCTGTCTTCGGGAATCCTGTCAAACAGGATCTGAAGGCGGTCTTCCCCATAGTTCCATACAAGTGTTCCGCCCTCGAACGGCACTTCCTTGTTTTCCCGGCTTTGCATCGCTTTCAGCTTTTCGCGCATCCGTTCCGCCAGTTCCGGCAATTGGAAGAATTTGTTTCTCGGTGTGATGACGGGTTTCTTCACCCTTGCGTTATATTCGGAAATGAAGTCCACGGCCCTACGGACGATTTCCACTTCCCCGTGATTGGCCAGGGTGGATACCTTGTTCAGGATGCTGCTGACAAACAGGGCACGGCTATAGCCCCGGCATTGTCCGGTATCAATCCCATGGATGGTGTCGGCGCTGCTCTTGATGTCGCGTTTGAGCGTCTGCCATGCCTTTTCCTGTTTCTCTTCCTCCGGTCGTGCGGCTTCCTTTTTCCGTCTGATGGTTTCAAGAACTTTTTTCCGCCAATTGCGGAATTCTTCGTAACAGTTCTGATAGCTTCTGTTCGTTTTTTCCTGCCTGTAGTAATCAAATCCGCTCCGTCCCGTCACCATCGGGTTGGCACAGTGGGAGAGGACCGAGAGCTGGGCGGACAACTTCTGCCGGTAGGCGGCGATGTATGTATCCCCTTCCTCTTCCGGCATGAGTTGCAGGTCGTTGTGCAGCTCCTCTCCGTAAATCATGATGTCCGTCTCGCCGCGAATCTCCGGATTGAAGGAACTCCAGGCGTATGCGTCGCAAGCCTGTTTCCACATATCATCCAGATAGCCCGGATGTTTGAATGCTACGGCTTGCCAGTCTTTGAAATCCCTGGAATGCAATTCATTGCGATCTTCCGGATTTCCGTACAGGTGTACATAGTTGCCCGTTCCATGATGCTCCTTTCTGAAATGGAACGGTACGGGGGGATAGTCCGTACCTTTTTTCCGGATCATCGTGACCCTGTGTGCATTCTCTATGGTAAGGTCTGCTACTTGCTCTTCGCAGACCTTTGCTGTTGTTTCATTCATAATCATTACTTTTTTAAATGTCAGCCGTAAATCATTTCTTCCAGTTCATCGTCCGTCAACAGGCGGATCTCTTCGTCCGAACAATAGTAAGCGATTTCTTCGTCCAAATCGAATGCTGCCGGATCAAGGCTTCTGATGCCATCCAGCAGTTCCTGTTCCAGTCTTTCTACGGAAACCAGATAGTTCCCATCTTTGCCTTGCACTTCCCGTGCAGGATAGCTCATTTCCCGATAAACCAACATCGTCATTTCCGGATTGGCTTCCTGCTGTCCTTTGCTTGTCGTCTTTCTGTTCATACCTTTATTTTTTAAAGTTTGACATGATCGGCTCCATGGAGCCGGATTTTCGTTTTCTTACTTGCCGGGCTGTCCTTTGTCGGGGATTGAGCAAGGCTTGGCAAAAGAAAATACCGCAGCGAAGCGAGGATGATTTTCTTTTAGTCAACCAGCCCCTGAAAGGGGCCGCCTTGCGCAATCAACCCGACAAATGGCTATATTTGCAGGTAAGAAATTGAAAGGACGGCAGGATATTGTGAATTATAGATTACAAAAAAAGCCATCCCTAGGGGGACGGCTTAATGACTGAATTTGTATACTTATTGTGCAAGACGCTCCTTCACGTTGTTCATTGCTTCTTTCAGGCTGCTGTTCATGACCCGTGCATAATGCTGTGTCATACGTGTGGAGGCATGGCCGAGCATGACGGAAACATCTTGAAGAGGCACATTGTTGGCAAGCGTGACCGTAGTCCCGAAAGTGTGACGGGCTACATGCGTGGTCAGATTCTTCTTAATGCCGCAGAAATCGGCTATTTCCTTGAGGTAGCTGTTCATCTTCTGATTACACATGACGGGCAAACAGCATCCTTTCTTAATGCAGGTCGGATGTTCCTTGTATTTCTCCAATATGGCCAGGGGTACGGGCAGCAATGGAATATTGCTGATGGAAGAGGCCTTCCTACGGTGTTCCAATTTGACCCTTCCTTTTCTTATCCACCAGTCTCCGAGATTGTCCTGTACCAGATTCTCTTTGTTCAGACTGGCAACATCGGAGAATGCCAGACCGGTGAAACACGCGAAGACAAAGACATCCCTGACCAGTTCAAGCCGTGGAATGGTGAATTTCTTTTTCATTACGGTCTGCAACTCGTCATAGGTCAGGAATACCGGATCGGTCTCGTCCTGCTCCATCTTGTAGCCGTAAAAGGGATTCTTGCGTATCCATTCCTTTGCCAATGCCATATTGGTAAATTTCTTGAAGCATTTCATATAACGGACTATGGTGTTCCGGCACAACCCCGCCTCCGTTTTCAGGTAGATGTCAAACGCACGGATGAACTCCGGTGTCAGCTCATGGAAAGTGACATCCTCCTTTCCGTAATAAGAGGGGATGAGCAGCTGTAATTTCTTCACCACGTTCTTATACCGGTTGATCGTGACGGGAGAGTAGTCTATACCCGCCAATGTTTCCATTTCCTTGATGCCTTCCCTCATGGTGCCGAGCAGTGTACGCATTTCGGTGTCTTTCCCGAAAACACGTTTAAGAATCAGTTTTGGGGTAATCAAGGCCTGTTCCAATACCAGTTCCTTGTGTTTTTCCAAGGCGCGTGCGTGCAGTTCAGCAATATAGGCGTTCAGTGCCACTGATGCCCTGTCCCTGCCTTTACTGCATCCTTTGGCGGCGTTCCATAAGTTCAGGGGTACGCTTCTTTGGATACGTACATCGTCATAGTCTCCATTGATGGTTATCCGCATCAATACCGGTGCCTCACCGTTTTTCAACAATTTCGTTTTAAGCACGAAAAACAGAATGTTCATTGTTCCTTGTTTCATCACTTTTGTTTTTTGAGGTGTTACATTCAATTGTTTCGTCAAAACCGGATGGCATGAGGACGTGGAGCGAAATGTTAAATTCGGTGGCTTTTTTGAGGGACTTGTGGAAAAGCCATAAAAATCCCATTTTTCTCAGGTTCGAATTGCCTTTTGTATCCCGGGTTCGATTCCTTTTTTTTATCCCGATGGGAAATACCGAATTTTTAAATTTCTTTCACTTTTTCGACTTCATCCGGTCATGTGTGCAAAATTACTTTTTCACACCGGAGATTGAAATTGTCAAACAGCTGAAAAACAATGAAGTATGGTGCATATTTATGGCTTTTTCAAAAGCCTTAAAAAAAGCCACTGAATTGGCAAAGTCCAACTTCACAAATATGTAGCGGAATGCGTAGTGAGGGTAAAAAAAAGAACCCTTGAACTATCTCTAATTCAAGGGTTTTCATGTGTGAAAAGCATTTATGTACTTTCTTTGGTGGTGCCACCAGGAATCGAACCGGGGACACAAGGATTTTCAGTCCTTTGCTCTACCAACTGAGCTATGGCACCAAGTCAGTGGTTAAGCACATAGGAACTTACTTCTCAGCACATTCAATAAAAAACTTAGCTTCTCGTTTGTGGTTGCAAAGGTAGACATATTTTTTGATTCTACAAATTTTCTACAAATTTTCTGTGAAATTCTTTTTGATTTCAAAAAAATGCCTTACCTTTGCACTCGCAAAACAGAAACGGAATGTAGCGCAGTTGGTAGCGCACTACGTTCGGGACGTAGGGGTCGGGCGTTCGAGTCGCCTCATTCCGACACTGTAAAGGATAAGAGGGTGTATCGTAATGAACGATGCACTCCTTTTTTCATCATGCCCTATAGTAACCAGTTAACTGAAATGAAGACTTATCCAAGAATTATGAGAAAAGATTATTCGAGAATTCTTGCCCGATTTCAAAAAGTTACATTTTTCCCTACCATAGTAGTTGGAATCCTGATACAAGTTCTGCCGGATCCTGCACCAAGTTCTGTGAAATCTTGTGCCAAGTTCTGCCTCACGACCTCACTCTTCCAGTGAAAAGACTAAATATTTACTTTTAGAAATAATAAAGAAAAATATAGATAGCGCTCCAGTTCTGCCACAACCGCCAATCGGGAGGGAACGGCAAACCAATGTCCTAAAGCATAAAACCTCTGCGGTTAATAAAAGGCCGGTTACCCCATTACATGAAGTAACCAGCCATCCATTATCCTGTTACCTAGTTAATTATCAAAACTTATAAGCTGCTTTACGTAACTCTTTCACTGAACCAAATGGTTTATTGGGCTTCAGGTAACGACCCATGAACTTATAAATGTCCAGACGAATCTTGCTTGACTCATAAGTGTCTAACCGATCAAAACTATGCGCACCGGGAGCACGCTCAAATATCTTATATTCAAACTTTTTGCCTTCTGCTTTCAAAGCTCGAATCATTGATTCCACTTCGATCACATTTACATCATCATCACTGGTATTGGTGTAGATAAGTAACGGGTCTTTCAACTTCTCCGCATGCCACACAGGAGAGCGCCGTTTGTATTCCGCAATATTATCCTTGGCAGTCTGCCCGATATGATTCTTGGCCGAAAAGATTTTGCGATAACTGTCGCTGGCATATCCCATACGCATGATTACATCCGAAACCGGCACACCGGCGAAACCACATTTATATTGTCCCGGATAATTGAAAAGATTCATCAGCGTAATCATACCACCATGACTCCATCCCATGATACCCACACGGTTACCATCCACAATATCAAAATTATCCACCATATAGTTACGGCTGATATATACATCCTCATTCTCCAATCCACCATAATCAATATTATTGTATGTACCCGAACCATATCCTGTACTTCCCCGGTAATCCGCTGCTACCACAATATATTCCTGCGCTATCAACTCGCGGATGATATGAGCATAATAGGTGTCCATATCGGCATGTACCCCACTATGAGGAAATACGATTAACGGATATTTCTTGTTTTCATCCACGCTTTTGGGAATAAAAATGTATGCTCTGAATTTAAGTTCGTTACCGGCACTCATCGAAGTAGGGTTGAACTCCTTCCAACGCGGTGGTCCACATAATATTACCTTATCTACATGGGCGATATCACCCACTTTCTCGTACCACAGGACATCATCAATTTTTTTCATTAACTGGTCAAACTGATGAACGGACAACTGTGCCCGTACTATTCCGGGCATACTACATAGGCAGCACACCAATACCACAAATTTTACTATTCTGTTTTTCATAAGCATATATTTAAATAATAATTATATAGAATATCAACTCTTGGGGTATCCCGGATTTTGTTCCATTTCAGGACTAAAGATAAACTGGTCCTCAGGAATCGGCAACACACATTTATAAAAATCCCAATCCACTTCTTCGTCCACACTGGGCAAATGATATCCTCCCTTCCGAATAATAGTCTTACCATTCCGCAGCAAATCAAAGAAACGATGTCCTTCACCTACCAGTTCCTTACTTCGCTCGTCCAAAACACGATCCAAAGTATAGTCAGCCATTGTCACCTCGTTATCGGGATTACCCCGTTTCACAATATCGTTCAAATAGCCAAGTCCTTGAACCGCAGCATCACCACCCAACTTACAACCAGCCTCAGCAGCAATCAGGTACACTTCGGACAAGCGAAGAACCACATTATTACATTCCAACGGTGCAGTCTTCATGTCCGTTCCTCTCAGTTTGTACAACCACCATACCGTTTTTCCCGCATATTTATTCTCCTCCAGCAACTGCCCACGCACATCTCCCGGATCAGCCAGCATCTGCTCCGCATATTTCTGAGTGACAAATCCCTTCTGATAGCCATACCAGTTCAATAAATACCCCCATGAATCCCGTCCTGGAGTATCATCCACACTATTGGCTATCTCAAAAAACGATTCCGAGCCAAACTTGGTTTCCACCGACCAGGCAGCCACATATTTCTCATGCGGATAAAGTGCATAGCTTCCCGATGCATCCACGTCCTTTATCAGTTGATCCGCCATATCAAACGCTTTCCGGTTATCATTATGATATAGGTAAACACGAGCCAGCAATGCACGGGCCGCATACTTGTTCATACGCCCGTTATTTTTCTCTTCGGACATCAATGTAACCGCCTCTTCCAGCGTTTCTATAATAAAATCGTACGCTTGAGCAACAGTAGAACGAGAAGGATTTTCGTATGTTCCCACCAAATGATCTATCAACGGAGCACCCAGTGACGCACCATTATCTTTCGTATAAGGATATCCAAAGCAACGGGTCAAATCAAACTGGCAAAGCGCAATCACTGCCATCGTTTCACCTTTCAAAGCATTCAGTTTCTTTTCATCCCCACTTTCAATTTTTCCTTCGGCAATAGCATTCAGAATATTCCACGCCTCACGAAGAATATAAAAAGGTCGTCCCCACAATGAACCGGCATTCAAACTATTAGGACGATGATTGAACATATAGCATGTATTGCATACT from Phocaeicola dorei encodes the following:
- a CDS encoding site-specific integrase, which produces MKQGTMNILFFVLKTKLLKNGEAPVLMRITINGDYDDVRIQRSVPLNLWNAAKGCSKGRDRASVALNAYIAELHARALEKHKELVLEQALITPKLILKRVFGKDTEMRTLLGTMREGIKEMETLAGIDYSPVTINRYKNVVKKLQLLIPSYYGKEDVTFHELTPEFIRAFDIYLKTEAGLCRNTIVRYMKCFKKFTNMALAKEWIRKNPFYGYKMEQDETDPVFLTYDELQTVMKKKFTIPRLELVRDVFVFACFTGLAFSDVASLNKENLVQDNLGDWWIRKGRVKLEHRRKASSISNIPLLPVPLAILEKYKEHPTCIKKGCCLPVMCNQKMNSYLKEIADFCGIKKNLTTHVARHTFGTTVTLANNVPLQDVSVMLGHASTRMTQHYARVMNSSLKEAMNNVKERLAQ
- a CDS encoding alpha/beta hydrolase family protein, producing MKNRIVKFVVLVCCLCSMPGIVRAQLSVHQFDQLMKKIDDVLWYEKVGDIAHVDKVILCGPPRWKEFNPTSMSAGNELKFRAYIFIPKSVDENKKYPLIVFPHSGVHADMDTYYAHIIRELIAQEYIVVAADYRGSTGYGSGTYNNIDYGGLENEDVYISRNYMVDNFDIVDGNRVGIMGWSHGGMITLMNLFNYPGQYKCGFAGVPVSDVIMRMGYASDSYRKIFSAKNHIGQTAKDNIAEYKRRSPVWHAEKLKDPLLIYTNTSDDDVNVIEVESMIRALKAEGKKFEYKIFERAPGAHSFDRLDTYESSKIRLDIYKFMGRYLKPNKPFGSVKELRKAAYKF
- a CDS encoding RagB/SusD family nutrient uptake outer membrane protein, producing MKKILFILGLASLLVTGCGDFFDTAPSNKIPTAIAFRTVTDVDNAVNGLYDLMSGSGYYGAAMFAYGDMKGDDMQSSEESGVCNTCYMFNHRPNSLNAGSLWGRPFYILREAWNILNAIAEGKIESGDEKKLNALKGETMAVIALCQFDLTRCFGYPYTKDNGASLGAPLIDHLVGTYENPSRSTVAQAYDFIIETLEEAVTLMSEEKNNGRMNKYAARALLARVYLYHNDNRKAFDMADQLIKDVDASGSYALYPHEKYVAAWSVETKFGSESFFEIANSVDDTPGRDSWGYLLNWYGYQKGFVTQKYAEQMLADPGDVRGQLLEENKYAGKTVWWLYKLRGTDMKTAPLECNNVVLRLSEVYLIAAEAGCKLGGDAAVQGLGYLNDIVKRGNPDNEVTMADYTLDRVLDERSKELVGEGHRFFDLLRNGKTIIRKGGYHLPSVDEEVDWDFYKCVLPIPEDQFIFSPEMEQNPGYPKS